Below is a window of Methanomassiliicoccales archaeon DNA.
AATCTCTATGAACGTCCCATGATAGGAATCTCGACAGGAGTTATTCGAATTGAGCGGCGATTTGGAAGCCTCATCGAGAAATTCCAGGAGATTGAGTTTCTACACTCATTTGAGATAGGGAGGAGAATTCAGGGATACTTGGGCTGGTTGCTGGTAGTTCCCGGTGCGTTCTCAGCGTTTAAGGCTTACTTCATAAAATCCCTACCTGCGCTTCCTAAGGACACCTTAGCTGAGGACTTCGACCTGACAGTTATATCCTTCAGGGCTGGTCTTGACTCAAATTTTGAACCCAGTGCAGTGGTGTACACGGAGCCGGAGGAAAGCTGGAGGAGGCTGTACAGACAAAGAATAAGGTGGTACTATGGCGGCCTCCAGGTCATGCGAAAACATCATGACCTCATACTAAACCCAAAATACGGGGAGAAGGGCATTTTCATGTTCCTGCATCTTATTGTGCTGGAATACGTTCTTGCAGTTATCCAGATCATAGGAATAATTCTCCTGCCGATTATCGTCCTTTTTAGGTACTTCCTGGGCATATCCATAACCGACATAAACCTGCCGCCGGACGTTATGGTGTTCCTGTTTCTCTTCGTTTTCTTCGTGCAGTACATACCCGGCGTCTTTATAAGCGGCACTGCCAGGGCCATTGAGAGAGATCCTAAGGATGCTTTGAGAAACCTTCCCGCGATTTTCCTGTACTACGTTTTTTACAACTCCCTCCTCTCTCTGGCAAAACTTGATGCCACTTTAAGGTTTCTCCGGGGGGTGGTTCAGGGATGGTGAGAGTTTCACAGGTATTCGTGCTTATTGCAGTCGTCCTCTTCACCCTTTTACCGCTGGTTGCGGCATTCTCAGTGGTTTACATTTCTTCCGATCAGGGTGATATCCCGCTCTACCACGCCGTTTCAAATCGTACCGGGATTGTGCTGAGTGATAAGCCATCTGGAGACCTGGTAGTTGCTCTTGATATAAACTACGCTTTCCTGAACGATAGCAATAGGAACCTTCCAGTTGAACTTATAGGAGAGGCAAAACGGGGGAAGACGGTTATAATCGGACTGAATACAGTAAGGGCAGTTGAAAAAATAAACCCCGCCATTTTAGAGCTCACTGGAGTGAGATTAAACTACACTAGTATGGGGATAATTACAATAAAACCCAACGACATCCTGAAGTTTAAGGAGTTCGGGTACGACTCCGACAGGTACGGGCTCGTCCTTGTAAAGGCAAAGAACTCAAAGGTTCCCCTTGAATCAGAAGGAATTGCAATAGTGACGGAGGTTCCCCTGGGAAGGGGAAAGCTGGTGATAGTGGGCATTAATCCAGCGGCCTACTTCCTAGACACCCGCAATCCCGCCGTGCCGGAATTTGTTGTCGCACTTATAAGGTACTACTCACACGCGGGTCCGTCTAAGGCAGTTCTGGTTGGCAGTGCAATTGGGGCGGTGGCGTTGGCTGGATATGTGGCGATTTCGAACAATCCCCAGGTACAAAAGTTCCGGGAGTGGATTAAGTCCATCCCTGTGATCGTTGTTGGCCGCTTCCTCACACCCCCTGAGGACGTTTTGAAGAATCCTACGAGAAGAGGGATATACGAATATATAAAGGCAAAAGGTTATTCAACTCTTACCGATGTGGTTTCCACGTTCGGTATATCAAGAACCAATGCAAAATGGCACCTGCGTGTCCTCACGAGGGCAAAGCTCCTTGAAGAAGTCTCTGTGGGCAACACCCTTGTCTTTTATCCAATTGGGAAGAAGGAGGAGGCGATTAAACTTTTTATCCTTGAGAACGAGACGCGGGGAAGGATTTATACTCTCCTCAAAGAAAGACCGAGGGGAGTAAGTGAACTTGCCAGTCTGCTTGGCTTAAGCAAGTCCACAGTTCATCACAACCTTTCCATAATGGAGGAATACGGCCTCATAAGGAAACGGGAGGATGGAAGTTATGAAGCTGTCCAGGGAGAAGAAAAACGTTCTGATACTGGTGGTGTATCTCACGGTGTTTCCGATAGTAACTTTGCTGATTGGCTCCGTGATCGGTAAGCCCCTCACGAAGATTGAGGCTTCAAACATAAATTTCCTGCTGAAAGCCTTTGGGATAGAGAACTATCTCATTGGCAACCAGATTTACATTCCCGCTGACAGGATGTCCTTTGAGATAACTTGGCAGTGTAGTGGAGTGTTTAGTATGACCCTCTACACGCTTATCTACCTTCTCCTTCCGGGGCTTAAGAGGAAACCCATAGAATGGATGTTTGGCGTTTCCACAATATACATTGTGAACATCCTCCGCGTGTTCTTTTCCATATACTTGTATCACAGAGTTGGAGAAGGAGTTTTCAATTTATTTCACTATACCATAGGCCCCATACTTCTGTTCCTCCTTGTGGTTCTTCTCGTAGCCCATGCATTCTTGCTGGGTCTGAAATCCTCGGGGGAGTCCCACAAATTTTGAGGATTTTTCCCAATTTTTGGGGAGAAAGGTTTAAAATTTCTAGTGTATAATTTTTTTAGGAGTTAGGCTAATCTAATTCGTTCGAAGTTCTGACTAAATATGTTATAAATATAAACGGGGAATTGTCTTTGAGGTGAGAGAGATGATTGGAATGAAGTTAGCGAGAGTGGGGATTGTAGGGATCGCTGTCATTCTCATCCTCATCGGGTTAGGCAACGTTAGCGGTGCCCAGATGAGCGGGAAGATGCTCCACGTGTGGGATCATAGTCTGCAGAGCTCCTATTATGTATACAGAGGGGTCAAATCCAAGGAGTATCCTATTAGCATCCAGTGGGATGCCTATGCGCTCAATTACACCAGTGGGACGCAATATGTAGCCATCATGGCCATAGTAGATAGCTGGGGAAATGCCTGGGGATTCTTCTGGAAGAACGGGACAGTGGTTATTTTCTCTGATACAAATGATCCATCCAGTGATATTCCGGTATATGACACTAAGATTGCAGGATCCTCCCCGCACACATACAAGATTGAAGTTGTTTATGATTCGTTCGGATGGATAAGCAAGATAAATTATTACATAGATGGCCAGTTAGTGTACGAAGAGTCTTGGAACACTCCGTGGGATATAAGCTACATTGCAGCTGGAGGAATATTTGACGGAGGGAAAACGTTTGACTTGTTTATAGACAACGTTGTTTATACTTACGGGAAGGGTAATCTCAACAATGGGAAAACTGTAAGTGAGGACTTTGAAGATGGTCAAGATGATTTCTTTACATGGGAGCTTAAAGGTGCCAACGATGGTAAAAGTGGAGCAGAGGTTACCTACAGTAGTCAAGTTCCAGAGTTTCCATTCCTTAAGCCATTATTCAATTACCTCTCTTCAATAATTGGCACGGGGTGAAGAAATGGTTAGAATCGAGAGGGCTAAACTCCGTGAGGCTCTCTTTCTCCTTTCGGTTTTTCTGCTGTCCCTGCTAATACTCAGGAACTTCCTCGGAAGCGGTTATTCCCCTTCTTGGGGAGGAGACGCTTACGGCCACCTCTTCAAGATATGGAAGCTTATGGAAGGTTATTCCCCATGGATTGAGGACTGGTACGGCGGATACCCCCTCCTGAGGTTCTATCCTCCTCTGGCATACTTCATCGGTGCCTTCTTTGGGAAGCTCACCTCATCGGCAATTTTAGGCTACAAGCTCGCGGTTTTGTTCGCTATTCTGGCTGGAGCGGTTTCCATGAGGCTCCTCCTAAAAGAGCTTGGCTTCTCCGATGCGTCTTCGTATCTATCTGGAGTAGTCTACGCGTTCTCGATCTATCATCTTAGAGTTCTATCCCCAGAGGGAAACTTTCCGAGGTTCATTGCCCTGAACCTCGCCCCCCTTCTAATCCTTGCCCTGCTCCATATAACAAGGAGGGACTGGCGTTATTCCGTGCTTTCAGGGCTCTTCTTGGCCACTGTGGGCCTCGCACACCACACCCTCTTCGTGAGTTTCGGGCTGATAGTGCTGTTTCTTGTCCCCTATGTTTGGATAACGAGGAAAATGGGTGTTAGGGATATAGCCCTTAACACACTCATAGCCGGCATTACTGCCCTTTCGATTTCATCCTTTTGGGTTCTCCCGTTTTTGTTGGAGAGGAGCAACGCCCACTTTCTAAAGGAGAACAGCATTGAATACCTCTTTAAGTTCCAGAGCGTTAAGCTGGGGGATTTACTGTTCCCTACATCCCCTTGGTCATTTTATCAGGGGATAGCCTTCTACCTGGGGCTCATTGGAGTTGCAGTCCTCTTAAAGAGAAGGGAAGAGGAGAAAGCTCTCGGAGCGGGTCTCCTTGGGGCGTCCCTAATGGCCATCCTGCTCTCCCTTGGCTATTACGGTCCGGTTCCGTTCCTCAACAGGCTTCCCCTCCTTGACATGATTCCACCATACAGGTGGCTCGATGGTCTTTCTCTTGTTGGAGCACTTGGCATCGGTGCTCTCTTTGAAACCCTCTTTGAGATTATCCCCCAAAAAATTGGAAGCAGTTCGGAAAGGAGGAAGGCCGTGGTTGGGCTTCTCCTTGCTTTTTTAATTGTGTTCTCCCTTTCTGACGTCAGGTTTCAAAGGGGTTCATTAAAGGCCGAGACCTTCCCCGGGAATTATCTTGCGGTTCTCAACTACATTGGAAACGATGGCTCAACCGGCTGGAGGTTTTATCAGCCGGGCCTCTGGATAACCCAGGGTTCAAGGGTGTCCTGGGCGCCTGCCCTTGCGAGGAAACCGGCCCTCGAAGGATGGTACAGGCAGGGGGATCCAGCGTATCCACAGCACTCATACCTAAACTACGCGATTGAAAAAGACCCCGGATTCGCTGAGAAGGCCCTTAAGGCTTACTCCGTAAAGTACGTTATAGTGGACGAGAACTACCAGGGTTACAAGGACATAGTCAGAAACCTCAAGCACCTCGGCTTTGAAGAGGTTTACTCTTCCGGTTCATTCCACCTTTACCGCTGGAAGAACTTCACGTTCCTCCAGCCAAAATCAAGTGTTCTCGTCGTGGGGAGCTGGCCATTTGGTCTCGGCGTTTCCTACGAAAGGGCTGAATACATAGATGATTATGCAGATAACCTGAACGAATACTCCCTCGTTATCCTCAATGCCTATAAGTACCGGGATCCACTGGTATGGAAGAAGTTAGAGGATTACGTCAAAAAGGGCGGAATTCTCGTGCTCAACACGTTCCCCAGTCCAGATGCGGAGGCCACGCGCTTTGGAGTTAAGTCCGTGATAGTTAGGGTCTTCGGAAGGGCAAACCTGAGCTCTTCCATCTACAACGTCTCGGCGTTCTCGAACTTTACCTATGAAGGCCAGCCATGGACCGCCACAGCCTACGAGGGCGATTTAATTCCCCTGATGAAGCTTGGAAACTACACCGTGCTTGGATACAAAGACTACGGCTCCGGTAGAATATACTTCATCGGCCTGAACCTTCCCTACCACGCAGTATACAACGACAACAAGTATGAAAGAGATATACTAATAGAATTACTAGCGGATTTCATTAAACCACCAAAAGTTTCTTACAATATTATTGACATAAAAGATGGATATATCAAATTAAAGTTCAATCTCTCCCACGCCTCAACAGTCATTGTAAGCGAGAACTATTACCCGCACTGGAAAGCCTATGTTGATGGAAAAGAGGTCGAAATAAAGAGGAATAAGGAGTTCGGCCTGATTGAAGTCGCGCTTCCCGGTGGAAGTCACGTTCTTGAGCTGAAATTCAAAGATCCCTTCGCTCCCATCAGGTACCTGAGCCTTATCTCTTTTATTCTGGCAATCTTTGTCCTAGCATCAAGTCTAAGAAGAGTATCAAATAGAACCTGAAGAATTTTGATCCATCTCCCTTAACATAACTCAGACCATTGCTTCATCCATTCGATATGATAGGAAGTTAGCATCGAGCTGATGGCAAAGTATAAAGGGGTAAACCCTTCAGTAACTAGTTTCTCTTTTTGATTAGCTTTGATTTAAGCCCTTTTAGAGAGAATTCCTTGTTTGGATAAAAATCAGAGAACTCTGGAAAGGACCTGAAGAACCTCACGGTCTGATGTT
It encodes the following:
- the artF gene encoding archaeosortase family protein ArtF, encoding MKLSREKKNVLILVVYLTVFPIVTLLIGSVIGKPLTKIEASNINFLLKAFGIENYLIGNQIYIPADRMSFEITWQCSGVFSMTLYTLIYLLLPGLKRKPIEWMFGVSTIYIVNILRVFFSIYLYHRVGEGVFNLFHYTIGPILLFLLVVLLVAHAFLLGLKSSGESHKF
- a CDS encoding helix-turn-helix domain-containing protein; the encoded protein is MVRVSQVFVLIAVVLFTLLPLVAAFSVVYISSDQGDIPLYHAVSNRTGIVLSDKPSGDLVVALDINYAFLNDSNRNLPVELIGEAKRGKTVIIGLNTVRAVEKINPAILELTGVRLNYTSMGIITIKPNDILKFKEFGYDSDRYGLVLVKAKNSKVPLESEGIAIVTEVPLGRGKLVIVGINPAAYFLDTRNPAVPEFVVALIRYYSHAGPSKAVLVGSAIGAVALAGYVAISNNPQVQKFREWIKSIPVIVVGRFLTPPEDVLKNPTRRGIYEYIKAKGYSTLTDVVSTFGISRTNAKWHLRVLTRAKLLEEVSVGNTLVFYPIGKKEEAIKLFILENETRGRIYTLLKERPRGVSELASLLGLSKSTVHHNLSIMEEYGLIRKREDGSYEAVQGEEKRSDTGGVSHGVSDSNFADWLRDR
- a CDS encoding glycosyltransferase, translated to MRRKVLSYISAFIISAYVVYLEYSFLQWASWRAVLIIFGGVVDRYSVYSFVRYLFYLTGAFIILVYTAYFIFYLYYRSNEGRIKLPRFYPRVSIVVPAHNEALNIERLIESIEYQDYPHDLVEVIIVDDGSEDGTGEIASRYGVRIIRHEKNLGKAQSLEDGIKSAKGEVVITMDADSYFGNGYSLRRIVENLYERPMIGISTGVIRIERRFGSLIEKFQEIEFLHSFEIGRRIQGYLGWLLVVPGAFSAFKAYFIKSLPALPKDTLAEDFDLTVISFRAGLDSNFEPSAVVYTEPEESWRRLYRQRIRWYYGGLQVMRKHHDLILNPKYGEKGIFMFLHLIVLEYVLAVIQIIGIILLPIIVLFRYFLGISITDINLPPDVMVFLFLFVFFVQYIPGVFISGTARAIERDPKDALRNLPAIFLYYVFYNSLLSLAKLDATLRFLRGVVQGW